Proteins encoded by one window of Candidatus Methanoperedens sp.:
- a CDS encoding ATP-binding protein has product MERDTILPVGSPAIGEDFIDRKKEVEYILSALKKDSFLLIAPCRFGKTSIMKRVEKELLDKDKICVFLEVEDVYSPQRFLSEIVMALVENEKINQKTWLISSLKKAFNGSERT; this is encoded by the coding sequence TTGGAACGTGATACTATATTACCAGTAGGTTCTCCGGCAATCGGTGAAGATTTTATTGATCGCAAAAAAGAGGTTGAATACATCCTTTCAGCATTGAAAAAAGATAGCTTTCTTTTAATTGCACCTTGCAGATTTGGAAAAACTTCAATTATGAAAAGGGTAGAAAAAGAACTCTTGGATAAGGATAAGATTTGTGTTTTTCTCGAAGTGGAGGATGTGTACTCTCCACAACGTTTCTTATCTGAAATCGTGATGGCACTGGTTGAGAATGAAAAAATCAATCAAAAAACATGGCTAATATCATCATTAAAAAAGGCTTTCAATGGTTCAGAGAGAACATAG
- a CDS encoding tetratricopeptide repeat protein: protein MISILSIIPERGSNSTPKCWGIGGGCIMATTNDLILYRYSPENMPQEILRKLFVGREKLLKSMVKEIENAARKKTPRFLLIIGPRGIGKSHFLVLLFHEINNKFGSFLIPIKLREEEYSVYRASDLFLRILEEKKEDTKEILSLANEDEILHAAIEKLKFISKKDGKRYIIFIENLHELFKQLDTHELQKLRAIFQKNDFFSVVASAPMIFPGISEHDEPFYNFFQIQFLSEFSLEEIKNLIQKIAEAENNKKFLDDFKKYEPKIHGMSHLTGGSPRLVILFYEMITRGELENIENAFFKIIDEHTPYYQEIFQLLTGQRRRIFDAVISSGTPITPKQLSKETRLDLPTVTTQLRRLETDGYVISRPMGRYTKYEVRERLFRLWREMRQPLGKKRVSILLEFLQLWYTPEERKELFKTKFEMLEAGKKTVLKDLCYYAEILPREFKTNALLKLTPKLIELGELEEASHEIKNMKNIAKQTGDRELEGSILLYEGRLLLSEKRYKEAIEIFNNALTAFDNALEINPNDEFALSMKGSALVNLKKYKEALEFFNIVLEIYPNNEFILLSKGYVLENLGRYEEALEAFNKALEINPNYEFALSRKGDVLEKIGRYEEALEEFNKAIEINPKYGYAFSRKGTALFILDRNEEALEALNKAIEINSKDVLAFLMKGAALVILNRNEEALEAFNKATEINPLDGSIENIIKIYLNLVLDELKKENRGNAAKFMKAVHDASAKLQEDKVAILLMNFLKSAADSGDFQVVKAAVDEIIKLYGNKYEERINFIIKALEIIKTKDIQKYYNLQIEEREIVGDIVKRITKSDELLPEEIRRKESRLTDYIDAE from the coding sequence ATGATTTCTATATTGAGTATAATCCCAGAAAGGGGCTCAAATTCTACTCCAAAATGCTGGGGGATTGGTGGAGGGTGTATTATGGCGACAACTAATGATTTAATTCTTTACAGGTATTCACCTGAAAACATGCCCCAGGAGATTCTCAGGAAGCTCTTTGTGGGAAGGGAAAAACTTCTTAAAAGTATGGTCAAAGAAATTGAAAATGCCGCACGGAAAAAAACCCCAAGATTCTTGTTAATAATTGGACCAAGAGGAATAGGAAAATCTCATTTTTTGGTATTATTATTTCATGAAATAAACAATAAGTTTGGATCTTTCCTGATCCCAATAAAACTAAGGGAAGAAGAATATTCTGTTTATCGAGCATCTGATTTATTCCTGCGAATCCTGGAGGAAAAAAAAGAGGATACTAAAGAAATCCTATCACTTGCGAATGAAGATGAGATACTTCATGCTGCTATTGAAAAACTTAAATTCATATCAAAAAAGGATGGCAAAAGATACATCATTTTTATTGAAAACCTGCATGAATTGTTTAAACAGTTAGATACTCACGAACTTCAGAAATTAAGAGCAATCTTTCAAAAAAATGATTTTTTTTCAGTTGTAGCCTCCGCACCTATGATATTCCCGGGTATATCTGAACATGATGAACCATTCTATAATTTTTTCCAAATTCAATTTCTCAGCGAGTTTTCACTTGAGGAAATAAAAAATCTAATACAGAAAATTGCTGAAGCTGAAAATAACAAGAAATTTCTCGATGATTTCAAAAAATACGAACCGAAAATTCACGGCATGTCGCACCTTACAGGGGGGAGTCCAAGGCTTGTAATATTATTTTATGAAATGATTACGAGAGGAGAACTTGAAAATATAGAGAACGCTTTTTTCAAGATAATCGACGAACATACACCATACTACCAGGAGATATTCCAGCTTTTAACAGGGCAGAGAAGAAGGATATTTGATGCGGTTATTTCCTCTGGGACGCCAATTACACCCAAGCAGCTTTCAAAAGAAACTAGATTAGACCTTCCTACAGTCACAACCCAGTTGCGCAGACTTGAAACGGATGGATATGTCATTTCAAGACCTATGGGAAGATATACTAAATATGAAGTGAGGGAGAGGCTTTTCAGGTTGTGGCGGGAGATGAGGCAGCCTTTAGGAAAAAAGAGGGTATCTATCCTTTTGGAGTTTTTACAACTCTGGTATACACCAGAAGAGCGAAAAGAACTTTTTAAAACAAAATTTGAAATGCTTGAAGCAGGCAAAAAAACAGTGCTTAAGGATCTCTGTTATTACGCTGAAATCTTACCAAGAGAATTCAAGACGAATGCTCTACTCAAACTTACACCCAAGCTCATAGAACTTGGGGAATTGGAAGAAGCCTCCCATGAAATCAAGAATATGAAGAATATTGCAAAACAGACCGGAGATAGAGAATTAGAAGGGAGTATATTGCTGTATGAAGGGCGCTTATTGCTATCGGAGAAGAGATATAAAGAGGCAATTGAAATCTTCAATAACGCGTTGACTGCCTTTGATAATGCCTTAGAAATTAATCCTAATGATGAATTTGCTTTATCGATGAAAGGCAGTGCATTAGTAAATCTTAAAAAGTATAAAGAAGCTTTAGAGTTTTTCAATATAGTTTTAGAAATCTATCCAAATAATGAATTTATTTTATTAAGTAAAGGGTATGTGTTAGAAAATCTTGGCAGGTATGAAGAAGCTCTTGAAGCCTTCAATAAAGCTCTGGAAATTAATCCAAATTATGAATTTGCATTATCAAGAAAAGGCGATGTGTTGGAAAAAATCGGTAGATATGAAGAAGCTCTGGAGGAATTCAATAAGGCAATCGAGATAAATCCGAAGTATGGATATGCGTTTTCAAGGAAAGGTACTGCTTTATTTATTCTTGATAGAAATGAAGAAGCTTTGGAGGCATTGAATAAGGCAATTGAGATAAATTCAAAGGATGTACTTGCGTTTTTAATGAAAGGTGCTGCTTTAGTTATTCTTAATAGAAATGAAGAAGCTCTGGAAGCATTCAATAAGGCAACCGAGATCAATCCACTGGATGGATCAATTGAGAACATCATAAAGATTTATCTCAACCTTGTCCTCGATGAGTTAAAAAAAGAAAACCGTGGAAATGCAGCTAAATTCATGAAAGCAGTACATGACGCAAGTGCAAAGCTGCAAGAAGATAAAGTTGCCATATTACTAATGAATTTCCTGAAAAGCGCTGCCGATTCCGGAGATTTCCAGGTTGTTAAGGCAGCAGTTGATGAGATAATAAAATTGTACGGGAATAAGTATGAGGAACGTATCAATTTTATAATCAAGGCATTGGAAATCATTAAAACTAAAGACATACAAAAATATTATAACTTACAAATAGAGGAAAGAGAGATAGTAGGCGATATTGTAAAAAGGATTACTAAATCTGATGAACTGTTGCCAGAGGAAATTAGGAGAAAGGAAAGCCGTTTAACTGATTATATTGATGCTGAATAA